Proteins encoded in a region of the Fundulus heteroclitus isolate FHET01 chromosome 2, MU-UCD_Fhet_4.1, whole genome shotgun sequence genome:
- the LOC105929746 gene encoding carbohydrate sulfotransferase 5-like, with amino-acid sequence MAMGPCCSVNLNTIIALVILQGAAVVLFYEWYASISPRHSASPDGKVHVLLLSSWRSGSSFLGQVFSQHPSVFYLMEPAWHVWTKNPKSSAGALRVAVRDLLWSLYKCDYSLMKSYQPENPSLSNLFMWTQSRALCSPPACPVKSANESHCRQMCHSRTLKKAEESCQTHTHVVLKETRFFELESLYPLLQDPNLDLRVVHLVRDPRAVIRSREASAYGLNTGSTIVLEQRNVSAAERQYEVIQEVCRSHLNIYERGIFNPPPFLEDRYKLVRYEDIVRNPTTELNDIYEFVGLQMTSEVEEWIHKMTHGKGNGGSNGAFQITSRNATKVSQAWRTVLQHNTVKRIQKVCKGAMLLLGYRTVDSEEEQKRLDIDLLVPVEP; translated from the coding sequence ATGGCGATGGGTCCCTGCTGCAGCGTTAATCTCAACACCATAATTGCACTAGTGATCCTGCAGGGGGCAGCAGTGGTCCTCTTCTACGAGTGGTATGCCAGTATCAGCCCCCGTCACTCTGCTTCCCCTGACGGAAAGGTTCACGTGTTGCTGCTGTCATCGTGGCGGTCGGGTTCGTCCTTCCTGGGTCAGGTTTTCAGTCAGCACCCGTCTGTTTTCTATCTTATGGAGCCAGCTTGGCACGTGTGGacaaaaaatccaaaatctAGTGCAGGCGCTCTCCGGGTGGCTGTGAGGGATCTGCTGTGGAGTTTATACAAGTGTGACTACTCGCTGATGAAGTCTTATCAACCAGAAAACCCTTCTCTGTCCAACTTGTTCATGTGGACTCAGAGTCGGGCACTTTGCTCGCCACCGGCCTGTCCCGTCAAGTCAGCCAACGAGAGTCATTGCCGCCAAATGTGTCACAGTCGAACCTTGAAGAAAGCAGAGGAGTCCTGCCAAACACACACCCACGTAGTTTTAAAAGAAACTCGTTTTTTTGAGCTGGAGTCCCTTTACCCCCTTCTGCAAGACCCCAACCTTGACCTCCGGGTGGTTCATCTCGTCCGGGACCCTCGGGCAGTGATACGGTCTAGGGAGGCCTCGGCCTATGGCTTAAACACAGGCAGCACTATAGTGCTGGAGCAGAGAAACGTGTCTGCTGCTGAGAGGCAGTATGAAGTCATACAAGAAGTCTGCCGCAGTCACCTGAACATTTATGAGAGGGGGATCTTCAACCCACCGCCGTTTCTGGAAGATCGCTACAAATTGGTCCGCTATGAAGATATAGTACGAAACCCAACAACAGAACTGAATGATATTTACGAGTTTGTAGGTTTACAGATGACCTCAGAGGTGGAGGAATGGATCCACAAGATGACCCACGGAAAAGGAAACGGCGGCTCGAATGGGGCTTTTCAAATTACCTCCAGAAATGCCACTAAAGTGTCCCAGGCTTGGCGCACCGTGCTGCAGCACAACACGGTCAAACGCATTCAGAAGGTGTGTAAAGGTGCCATGTTGCTGCTTGGCTACAGGACAGTTGACAGTGAAGAAGAGCAGAAAAGACTCGATATAGATCTGTTAGTTCCGGTGGAACCATAG
- the LOC105929649 gene encoding carbohydrate sulfotransferase 5-like, translated as MSRRYRFNPKALIPLVVLHGVAVVFFSSWYVQIGPCSFAHRGPKVHILLLSSWRSGSSFLGQVFSQHPSVFYLSEPAWHVWTKEWKSGEGAHRLAVRELLRHIYRCDFSVMGSYLPEKPNVSSLFMWTHSRALCSPPACPVNATSGIQCRQKCDARGLKKVEETCRAHSHLVIKETRFFELESLYPLLQDPSLDLRIVHLVRDPRAVMRSREKSAKVLRRDNAIVLEHRNVPAAEVNYEVMEKICQSHVRINDRAVREPPPFLKGRYKRIRYEDVARDPLKEVNNFYEFVGLQMTKKVEEWIYGVTHGKGTGTDKEAFQITSRNASEVSQAWRTVLQHNKVKRVQEVCKAAMSLLGYRTVDREEEQRRLEIDLLRPKEFSWDLSKT; from the coding sequence ATGAGTCGGCGGTACAGATTCAACCCCAAAGCGTTGATTCCCCTGGTCGTCCTGCATGGCGTGGCTGTGGTGTTCTTCAGCAGCTGGTACGTTCAGATCGGCCCCTGCAGCTTTGCTCACCGAGGCCCCAAAGTTCACATTTTGCTGCTGTCTTCGTGGCGATCAGGTTCCTCCTTCCTGGGCCAGGTTTTCAGTCAGCACCCGTCTGTTTTCTATCTCTCGGAGCCCGCCTGGCACGTGTGGACCAAGGAGTGGAAATCTGGCGAGGGGGCTCATCGATTAGCAGTGAGGGAGCTCTTACGGCATATATACCGGTGCGACTTCTCTGTGATGGGCTCCTACCTTCCCGAAAAACCTAACGTGTCCTCTTTGTTTATGTGGACTCACAGTCGGGCGCTGTGCTCGCCACCGGCCTGTCCCGTTAACGCGACCAGCGGGATTCAGTGCCGCCAGAAATGCGATGCTCGCGGCTTGAAGAAGGTGGAAGAAACCTGTCGTGCGCACTCTCATCTCGTGATCAAAGAAACCCGATTTTTTGAGCTGGAATCCCTTTATCCCCTTCTGCAAGACCCGAGCCTGGACCTGCGCATCGTTCACCTTGTTCGAGACCCGCGGGCCGTCATGCGGTCGAGAGAGAAATCAGCCAAAGTCCTTCGGAGAGATAACGCCATCGTCCTGGAGCACCGAAACGTGCCAGCAGCCGAGGTGAATTATGAGGTGATGGAGAAGATCTGCCAGAGCCACGTCCGGATCAACGACAGAGCCGTACGGGAACCCCCTCCGTTTCTCAAAGGCCGCTACAAACGGATTCGCTATGAGGACGTGGCACGCGACCCGCTGAAGGAGGTGAACAACTTTTACGAGTTTGTAGGATTACAGATGACCAAAAAAGTAGAGGAATGGATCTACGGAGTGACCCACGGAAAGGGGACAGGGACGGATAAGGAGGCTTTTCAGATCACCTCCAGGAACGCCAGCGAGGTCTCTCAGGCCTGGCGCACCGTGCTGCAGCACAACAAGGTGAAACGCGTCCAGGAGGTGTGCAAAGCAGCCATGTCGCTGCTCGGCTACAGGACAGTAGACAgggaagaggagcagaggagactCGAAATAGATCTGCTGAGGCCGAAAGAGTTCAGCTGGGATCTATCTAAAACATGA